The segment TTAGCGATCGCATTATTTATTTAGAATGTGGACCTAATACAATTCGAGACATTCCTGACTATAATGTTCAATTTTCTAATCCTTTTTTTATTACAGGGACTCAGCTATTAATCAAAGCTAATAATGAGGAAAAAGTTGATTTAGAAAGTAATCTTCAGGATATCAAAATTGGGATTTTAGTTAATACCAGTAATCAACAGTTACTCTCCACCCGATACCCTTTAGCCAATTTTGTTGAATTTCAAGGAGTAACGGGTAGATATCGAGGGGTACAAGCGTTACAAGGAGATAAAATCGATGGATTCGCTAGTGATGGTATTTTGTTAATTGGAGAAGCAACGTTACAAGGTTTAAACCTTGGAAAAGACTATATTGTAGTGCCACAATTTCCTTTAGATTGTGCCAAATATGGCTTAATTATCCCCAAAAATGATCCAGAATGGCTCAATTTTGTTAATTCAGTCATTCAAATTCCCCAAACTAAAACAACCTTTGGCAAATGGTTTGATGTAATTCTTCCTGAAATTGAGTCTATCACCGAGTTTTGTCAGAAGACGGGGTAGAGTGGGGGAGTGGGGGAAGGGTGGGAAGATATTTTGCCTTCTGACTCCGAACTCCGAACCCCGAACTCAGGTTTATTCCTGTTGACTGATCAAAGATCTCGACAAATATACGGAGAACTGCTAGAATCCATCTAACGGAATTCACGCAATAAAAATCCCATGGACAGAATGATTCATCAGTTAGCTGTTCTAGCTACAGGTACTTGTATCGGAATTACCCTTTTCTCCTTTGTTTTTTCTACTGATAAAGTAGCCAAGGTTCCCCTATCATCTTCTCCGTTAACTGAAGTCATTGTCGAGACTTCAGCTAACTAAGGCTAACCTTGAATATAATAATCCCGTTTTTGAATCTCCTTTAATTTTTTACTTGTTTGATATTGTTTCTTCATCCGAGTCATCAGAACCTTCGGAAACCTTACTCTTTTTTTCTGCTGACTCTTCAAAGATTTCTTCTAGGGTTTTATCCGAAGAAGATTCAGCAATCACTGGCTGATATTTGTCAATAACTGTCTCGTCATCATTTTCAGCAACAAAGACTTCAAATTCCTCTAATTTATACTGTTCAATCGGCGTTTCCTTTTCCTCTTCCACTACAGAGGAAAGGGAATTTTCCACAGATAGTGATTCACTCTCCTGACTGGTTTTTTCGATGATCACTTCCCCAGAAGAAAAGTTGTCATCTAATGCTTTTTCTTCGGTTGCGATTTCCTCTTCTACTACTGCTTCAATGGCTTTTTCAGCCACTTGTGAGGATGTATCCGTCTCTTCCCAATCATCGTTTTCTGTGTCTAATTCTACGTTATCTAACGCTGTTGTGATAGATTCCGGTTGAGGTTGAGACTTAGATTTTCCAAAGCTAAATAAAGATTTAAGGAAAAACCCTTTTTTGGGTTTGAGTTCCGGTTTAGGTTGAGTTTCTGGTTTAGTTTCAGCGATAATTGGTGTTTCTGCTGGTTCTTTGGTGGGAGGAGGGGGAGGAGTTTCTTCGGCTATTTCTTCTACCAATGAAGGAGCGATCGCGTCTACAATTTCTTCAATGGGTTCTTGTGGAGTCTCTTCTTGAGTCAGTAATTCTTCAGTAAGACTTTCGGTAACAGTTTCTGTAATTTCCGAGGGTGTTTCCTCGACGGGGACTGAAGGGGGAATCGGTTGAGGCTGAATTTTACCCCCAAAGCGGGCTTTTAACCAGTTTAGCACAGAAAATCCGGTTAAATCGGTTTGATCTTCAGGGCGAGTCAGGGCACGTCTGAGGCGAACGGTTTGCCAGCCAAAGGATACTATTAGGGTAACGGCTGCTGCTTGTCCTAACAAAACTCCTCCCGTCAGCAATGGGGCACATAACCAGAGGACTAGCGCGTAAAATAAACCCACTCCACTCCAGAGAAAGTCGTCTTGGCGATGCAGTTCTGGTAAAAAGAAAGCAGATAGGTACAGACTTAGGCTAGGGAGGGCGATGGCGATCGCTAGGATGTATGCCAACATAGGATGGGTTACTCCTTTGATATTCTCTTTATTTATTGTGAAGCATCTTGTCGTTTATGGCTCAACGATTCTTGCCAATCGTCTCATTGAATAAGTTACAGTAGTTACCAAAGTTGCGCTTGTCTCCTCACACACGGTAGCCTTTTAGTTCCCTAGGACACCATGAGTCAGTCGCCAACACCTCAACCTTCTCCGTCTACCTTCGTTGGTCGTCTCTTGAGAAGACTGACGCACCCCGCTACGATTGCTATAGGGGTAGGTTCTGTTACGGTCGTTTTGATTGGCTATACAGGTTTACGTCTGTTTCTTAAGGAATATCTTCCCCCTTGGTTAGAGACACAAGTTAGTTACATTATTAATCGTCCCATCAAAATAGGGGAATTACAAGACTTTTCTCTGACGGGGTTATCTTTGGGTTCAACGTCTATTCCGGTTACTCCTGATAATCCTAATCAAATAACAATTAGTAAAATCAACGTTAAGTTTAATCCCCTCGCTGTTGTTTTTAGGCGCACTTTACCGATTACGATTTCCCCTCAAAAAGTCGATGTTGATGTCTTTCAAAATGCCCAAGGACAGTTATTGACAATAGATGTAGAAGAAAGCAAACTTCCGGTTAAGTTAGATTTGACTTTTAAGGTTGAAAAGGCTGATATTAATGTCTTTCCCTATCAAAAAAAACAACCCCTTGAGGTTCAATTTAAGGGAGAAGCAAGGTATCTTGAGGAAGATGTAGCAAAATGGCAATATGATCTGAATTTGGCTTTACTCAATAGTCAAGTTAAGTTGCAAGGAGAAACCATTTGTAGTACCACTGAAAGTAACATAAAATTAAACGTTGAAAAGTTAGATTTTAGTTCTTTAACCTCTTTTATTATTGATTTTCCTCTTCGGTTAAATTCAGGCAATGTTCAAGCTAATCTCAATATTCAGTCCCCTTCCCTTAAAGAGTTTCAGGGAACGCAAGCACAAGGAAATGTTAATTTAAGTAATCTTCAAGGTCAAGTTAAGCCATTGACTAAACCTTTTGAAGTTTTAAGCAATATTTCGTTTAAAAACAACAAGGTTTTAGTGAAAAATGCTCGATTAACTATTGGTCAAATTACCGCTAAATTAGGGGGAGAATACGATTGGAATACGGGGAGTAATTTGGTTGTTAATCTTGAGGGGTTAACGGGGAAGAATTTACGTCAAGTTTTACCCCCTTCTTTTCCTCTTCAGGTTGAAGGAGAATTAGACGCTAATTTTAAGCTAACAGGACAGCTAAATAAGCCTTTATTAAAAGGGAAAATAAACAATAAAAAAGCCGTTACGGTTTTGAAGACAAAATTTGATCAAGTTGCGGTTAATTTTCAAACCAATTTTAATGATTTTTTATTGCAAAATGTATCTATTAAGCCCCAAGTAGGGGGTGAAATTAGAGCACAAGGAACCCTTAAACCGAATCTTCTTATATCCTTGACTAATTCTCAAAAGATAGACTGGAAAAAAATACCTTTTCAATTAATTTTTAAGACAGAATTACCAACTCAAAAATTGATTGCAGATTATTATAAACTTCCTGATTTAGTTAGCTTAAATAGTCTAACAAGTCAAGGAAGAATTACAGGAACTTTAGCTAATCCCAATGGCTTAATTCAATGGCAAACATCGGGAGATCTCACAACGGCTAATACTAGGGTAATAAACGAAGGCACTCTTGTAGTTCAAAATAAAAATATTCTGGTTAAGAATACAGAATTGGTTACTAATGAAGGGAAAATAAGCTTTAATGGGAGTGGTAGTTGGTTAACAAAAAGATGGCAAGGATATTTAAGTTCTCAGGGATTATCTTTAAATCCTTTTACTTCACTTATTTGTCAAAGCAAACAATTAGTCTGTCCTGAGAATGTTAAGTTAAATACTGCTAATATTAGACTTGGTGGAGATTTGAATAAACCCGGAACAACAGGACTGAATTTAGTAGCAAATTTAGGACTTACAATCAATCAAGGAACCTTAGTTATTAATAGTCAGTTACAACAAGATAATCTAACTACATCAATAACAGGATTCAAAGTGCCTATAGCAGCAAAATTTATGAATATTGCTGTTCCTATTACGTTAAAACAATCTCGAATTAATTTAGGAGGAAAGTTAAGTCAAATTTGGCAAAACTCAACCGTTAATTTAGACGCTATTCAAGCGAATAGTAACCTCGAATTAGGAATTGCCGAAAGTACCCTAACTGTAGCAGGAAGGTTACAAAAGGGTTTCTTACAAGGAGACGCAAATATAACTCCTTTATCCCTGAATCAATTCTTGCCTCAAGTACCCATACCCGTTCAATTAGCTAAGAGTAAAATTGAGGTTTCAGGAGATGTTAAATCATTACTGCCTTTAGGACAACCTCCTAACTTTAATACCTTAAAAATAAAGGGTAATAGTCAATTTGCGATCGCCAATGGAACCCTAACAGCAATTAGTCAGTTAAACCAAGGTAAAATCGACCTTAATGCTACAGCAACCCCTATTATATTATCCAATCTTTTACCCCAAATTTCACCCCCCATTGCTTTAAAACAAACTAACGTTAATTTAACGGGTAATTTATCGGATTTAATTTCATTTAATTTCAAGAAATTTCAAGGAAATGCTCAAGTTAGATTAGGAATTGCTAACGGAGAAATCAATACATCAACCCAACTGATTAATCAACAATGGAATAGCCAAATTATTGCTAATAATCTAGATGCTACAACTGTCAATAACCCTCTACTAAAATTAGAAAATTTAGACCGAATTAACGCTAAAATTAATCTAGCAGGAAGACTCAATAATCTCTTATCATCTGAATCTTTACTTGCTATTCAAGCTAAGCTAATCTCTGTACAGATGGGACAACAAATCCTCACTGCTAACGGAAATATATTAGTAACTAATTTATGGAAAAAACCTGATATTAAACAGGTTAGTTTAAATCTTAACACTCAAGCCAATTTAGCCACCTTACCCTTGACCCAACTTGTGGCTAAACTTCCCATTAAACGACAACTCCTCCCTAACGTTATTGAACTAGCAGGAAGAGGAAACTTTCAAGGAAATTTAGTCGGAAAAAATCTGTTAACCTCTCCCCTATCTCCAGGCAATTTACAACTAAATGGAACTCTCAAATTAGCTAACTTTGGGATTAATAATGTTCTCTTTGATCCTCTTTTAAGGGGAACTGTAAAAATAGCAACAGGAGGGCAATTATCTGTTAATTTAACAGGACAAGAAGATATTATAACGGCTGTTTTTAATCCCTGTAAACAAGCCAATTGTCTGCTTCCTTATATTCCTCAATCTTTTAAAATTACACAAAGTTATAACAATTCTACTCCTATTATTGTTCAAGGAAATAGAGAAAACAATATCTTAGTTACTCAAGTACAAAACTTTCCCCTAGAACTTTTAACCATTGCACCTGTGAGTAACTACGGATTTTATGATTATTTAGGAGGAAAAGTCAATATTAATGCACAAATTGACACCCTAAGCTTAACAAATAGTGGAACTCTGACTATTTTGAATCCAGAGTTAGGCAAAATTGTAGGAAATCGTTTTGATGCTGCTTGGGTGTATAAACATGGCAAAATCACCTTAGAAAACACCAGTTTAAAATTAGGAGAAACTCGCTATGAAGTGGTCGGTGGATTAAATCTAAAATCAGGAGAAATACAAGGTAAATTAAATGTTGATCGAGGTTATATCCAAGATATTCTCACTGCTTTAAATATCTCTGATTTAGATAGTTTATGGCGTACTTTACGACTGAAAAAACCACCTTTAGGGGATACCAAAGGACTGCAAACCGAATCAGTTGGAAATCGTAATGCACCCCTTTCAGAACAAGTCAATCAATTATGGAACAACGATCAAAAAATTCAAGCAATAGCCACTAAAAGACAAGCAGGAGATATTCCCAGACAGTTAAATATCCGGGGTCAATTTGCAGCAGAAATTGGCTTATCTGGAACCTTAGAAAAACCAGAAATGTCTTTAAATTTTCAAGGTAATCAATGGCAATGGACTCCACAACGGTCTGGACCTGCTATCATTAACCCCTTGGGATTTGTCATAGAAGGAGCTCAGGTAATTCCCA is part of the Rippkaea orientalis PCC 8801 genome and harbors:
- a CDS encoding translocation/assembly module TamB domain-containing protein produces the protein MSQSPTPQPSPSTFVGRLLRRLTHPATIAIGVGSVTVVLIGYTGLRLFLKEYLPPWLETQVSYIINRPIKIGELQDFSLTGLSLGSTSIPVTPDNPNQITISKINVKFNPLAVVFRRTLPITISPQKVDVDVFQNAQGQLLTIDVEESKLPVKLDLTFKVEKADINVFPYQKKQPLEVQFKGEARYLEEDVAKWQYDLNLALLNSQVKLQGETICSTTESNIKLNVEKLDFSSLTSFIIDFPLRLNSGNVQANLNIQSPSLKEFQGTQAQGNVNLSNLQGQVKPLTKPFEVLSNISFKNNKVLVKNARLTIGQITAKLGGEYDWNTGSNLVVNLEGLTGKNLRQVLPPSFPLQVEGELDANFKLTGQLNKPLLKGKINNKKAVTVLKTKFDQVAVNFQTNFNDFLLQNVSIKPQVGGEIRAQGTLKPNLLISLTNSQKIDWKKIPFQLIFKTELPTQKLIADYYKLPDLVSLNSLTSQGRITGTLANPNGLIQWQTSGDLTTANTRVINEGTLVVQNKNILVKNTELVTNEGKISFNGSGSWLTKRWQGYLSSQGLSLNPFTSLICQSKQLVCPENVKLNTANIRLGGDLNKPGTTGLNLVANLGLTINQGTLVINSQLQQDNLTTSITGFKVPIAAKFMNIAVPITLKQSRINLGGKLSQIWQNSTVNLDAIQANSNLELGIAESTLTVAGRLQKGFLQGDANITPLSLNQFLPQVPIPVQLAKSKIEVSGDVKSLLPLGQPPNFNTLKIKGNSQFAIANGTLTAISQLNQGKIDLNATATPIILSNLLPQISPPIALKQTNVNLTGNLSDLISFNFKKFQGNAQVRLGIANGEINTSTQLINQQWNSQIIANNLDATTVNNPLLKLENLDRINAKINLAGRLNNLLSSESLLAIQAKLISVQMGQQILTANGNILVTNLWKKPDIKQVSLNLNTQANLATLPLTQLVAKLPIKRQLLPNVIELAGRGNFQGNLVGKNLLTSPLSPGNLQLNGTLKLANFGINNVLFDPLLRGTVKIATGGQLSVNLTGQEDIITAVFNPCKQANCLLPYIPQSFKITQSYNNSTPIIVQGNRENNILVTQVQNFPLELLTIAPVSNYGFYDYLGGKVNINAQIDTLSLTNSGTLTILNPELGKIVGNRFDAAWVYKHGKITLENTSLKLGETRYEVVGGLNLKSGEIQGKLNVDRGYIQDILTALNISDLDSLWRTLRLKKPPLGDTKGLQTESVGNRNAPLSEQVNQLWNNDQKIQAIATKRQAGDIPRQLNIRGQFAAEIGLSGTLEKPEMSLNFQGNQWQWTPQRSGPAIINPLGFVIEGAQVIPIEKLAIEGSLKEGIIQFNPSLKLGSSLTQGNLSLIYQNNQFYIKDSSFSFENLSLDTVRSLIVVPGDINGNLNLQGTLKGLLTEPKIEGEFQFSDGSIYARLIQDTFKGNFIYENAQVKVQINEPTYLQVSANLPFPIQPDINDKFQINTQIETEAFSLLETLTKQQLIWSGGEGSLDINLSGRILINDTIKISLDQTTKAILDFNNTLFQTDLFTEPLNLNGQISLQNGRLQTAQLTGTIGERTIRTIGVLPLFPDASANIETAVPFTIALTQDQVNSEGLYQGLADGRIIITGSLINPTIGGEVRLTQGKIVIPDVRELQKQPSPVFNQWIGNLRPLEGVLLPPTFNNLRILIDQVAVEQTKISPRFNLNLSGDLSLNGQLNSFSLPGVLALKPSGSVKVNEGKIDIPLTSVFLSRQYDNTITFLPEQGLLNPSIDLTLKLYILSVSLQTIRDNEIPDDLIQTGRSKSIEVNLGIQGQASELLPNLGSRFQQICQLRTEDYPPVPQSPAIPTNKLQQLAECIQINNLGANSIADLIRSPIVSFSSNPRLSNSELFTLFSQQLPNLLGNSQVGNSTQLVNARSPQIALVLLPFLQDWIFELNENINQKGSEPGMVNFRVFPSLETIYQLEGDALIRFSYDYSFNEAIIRYENKF
- a CDS encoding amino acid ABC transporter substrate-binding protein — protein: MKSKVFFLFISLLFILLFPLQSKVKSETILEEINRTGLLKVGIREDAVPFGYRDLNNNLTGLCLDFINVFHQQLKKQLNKEIILIKIYKSTLFNRFDLVSDRIIYLECGPNTIRDIPDYNVQFSNPFFITGTQLLIKANNEEKVDLESNLQDIKIGILVNTSNQQLLSTRYPLANFVEFQGVTGRYRGVQALQGDKIDGFASDGILLIGEATLQGLNLGKDYIVVPQFPLDCAKYGLIIPKNDPEWLNFVNSVIQIPQTKTTFGKWFDVILPEIESITEFCQKTG
- a CDS encoding Ycf66 family protein, with protein sequence MLAYILAIAIALPSLSLYLSAFFLPELHRQDDFLWSGVGLFYALVLWLCAPLLTGGVLLGQAAAVTLIVSFGWQTVRLRRALTRPEDQTDLTGFSVLNWLKARFGGKIQPQPIPPSVPVEETPSEITETVTESLTEELLTQEETPQEPIEEIVDAIAPSLVEEIAEETPPPPPTKEPAETPIIAETKPETQPKPELKPKKGFFLKSLFSFGKSKSQPQPESITTALDNVELDTENDDWEETDTSSQVAEKAIEAVVEEEIATEEKALDDNFSSGEVIIEKTSQESESLSVENSLSSVVEEEKETPIEQYKLEEFEVFVAENDDETVIDKYQPVIAESSSDKTLEEIFEESAEKKSKVSEGSDDSDEETISNK